A genomic window from Colletotrichum destructivum chromosome 7, complete sequence includes:
- a CDS encoding Putative TauD/TfdA-like domain, taurine dioxygenase TauD-like superfamily has protein sequence MAPTAIDTEVPIHISAKSSHPQPLKVSAALDQYESFDVTPNIGREFPKANLVDWLNAPNADELIRDLAITISQRGVVFFRAQDNLTNELQKKLILRLGELTGRPSDSGLHIHPVLNSERELGGSDPEISTISSIQNKKYYRKPLEGENISPKKQTTAQWHSDISFEPVPADYSSLRLVELPKTGGDTLWASGYEIYDRLSTPYQKFLESLTVTFEQPGFAAAAERGGFTLYDKPRGNPKNIGSILKAVHPVVRTNPVTGWKSVFPVGGHVKHINDVTPEESKHLLDWFLDLLQKNHEVQVRFRWQNANDIAIWDNRSTFHTATFDYDGQGERFGNRAVGIGETPYQDPNSTGRREALGLPQVTSEYV, from the exons ATGGCACCAACAGCAATCGACACAGAGGTTCCCATCCACATCAGCGCTAAATCGTCGCACCCGCAACCGTTGAAGGTGTCTGCGGCCCTGGACCAGTACGAGTCATTCGATGTCACCCCCAACATCGGTCGCGAGTTCCCCAAGGCAAACCTAGTCGACTGGCTGAACGCGCCCAACGCCGATGAGCTGATCAGAGATCTCGCCATCACCA TTTCCCAACGCGGTGTTGTCTTTTTCCGGGCCCAGGACAACCTTACCAATGAACTGCAGAAGAAGCTGATCCTTCGGCTCGGCGAGCTGACCGGCCGGCCCTCCGACTCGGGACTCCACATTCACCCGGTCCTCAACTCCGAACGGGAATTGGGTGGGTCCGATCCGGAGATCAGCACCATCAGCTCCATTCAAAACAAGAAGTACTACCGGAAGCCCTTGGAGGGCGAGAACATCAGCCCCAAGAAGCAAACCACTGCGCAGTGGCACAGCGACATCTCCTTTGAGCCCGTGCCGGCCGACTACTCGTCGCTGCGCCTGGTTGAACTGCCCAAGACTGGCGGTG ACACGCTCTGGGCATCCGGATACGAGATTTACGACCGCCTCAGCACTCCTTACCAGAAGTTCCTGGAGAGCCTCACCGTCACCTTTGAGCAGcccggcttcgccgccgccgctgagcgCGGCGGTTTTACGTTGTACGACAAGCCCCGCGGCAACCCCAAGAACATCGGCAGTATTCTCAAGGCCGTCCACCCCGTGGTGCGGACCAACCCCGTCACGGGCTGGAAGAGCGTCttccccgtcggcggccacgtGAAGCACATCAACGACGTCACCCCGGAGGAGAGCAAGCATCTGCTCGACTGGttcctcgacctgctgcaGAAGAACCACGAGGTGCAGGTCCGCTTCAGATGGCAGAACGCCAACGACATTG CTATCTGGGACAACCGCAGCACGTTCCACACGGCGACGTTTGACTATGATGGCCAGGGCGAGAGGTTTGGGAACCGGGCGGTCGGTATTGGCGAGACGCCTTACCAGGACCCCAACAGCACGGGACGTCGAGAGGCTTTAGGTCTTCCCCAGGTCACCAGCGAATATGTTTGA